CGAGACGCGCCGCAGGGCCGCCATCCCGTCGAGCCATCCGAAGGAGGAGTCGGCGTCCGCGAGGATGCCGGCGAGGGTCCGGTAGCGCGAGCAGCTCGCCCGGCGCGTCCGCTCGGGCCGCTCGAAGAGCCGGGAGTTCGTCGCCACCTGCCACGGGCCGTCGTTTTCGATGATTTGCATCTTTCCCCCGGAATACTCCACAACCGCCGAGCGGCCCGACGGGTCGGCGAGAAAGAGATGGTGCGAGATCACGTTCGAGCCGTTGTCGACGATGTCGTACGACCGGGCGATCGCGATCGCCTCGTCGAGGTCGCCGGCCTTGTCGAGCATCTCGCGCATCACGAAGAGCATGTGGCCCCTCGGCCTGCCGGGATCGAGACCGTACGACTGGCGGCCGTAGGAGGCGACGGTGACGAGCAGGCCGCGCTCGTTCATCCCGTCGATGGGAAAGAAGGGGGCGGCGAGCAGGATCTCCCGGTGGAGGGGAGACTCGTCGTCGAACCGGACCGGCCCGGCGAACCCGAGCGCGAACATCGGGCTGACGGCGACCGATGCGTACCCGCCGGGCGGGAAACAGAAGCCCACGAGGACGCCGGACTCGTCGTGGTCGAAGTTGCGCCCCACGATGGGCCGGCCCGGGGAGCCGAACCAGGAGAAGATGCTGCACCCGATGCGCCGCCGCATCGCCTCCTGGCGGTCGATCTGGTCGATGGTGCGCCGGTGGCGTTCGCGGAGCGCCGCACGGTAGTCGCCGTAGACGACGATCGTGCGGATCGCCCCCGCGCGGCGGACGCTCGCCAGGGTGGCCGCCGTGTCGATCGCCGAGGCTGCCGCGGCGGCGAGGGCCGTGTCGATACCGGGATCGACGGCGACGACGGTCGGCTCGTACAACTCGCCGCAGCCCGCGGCAACCAGAACGGCGATGCCGAGGAGGATCCCCGCGATCGTGGAACGCGTGACGGTCGTCATGCTGTTGCCGCCTTTCCCGCCGTCAGCGCCGCATCGGTTGCCGCGCGCGATAGGTGAGGCTCCGCCAGAGCCATTCGACCGGCCCGAAGCGGAACCGTGCAAGCCACCAGGGCGACCAGGCGAGTTCGACGATCCAGACGAAAAGGATGACGAGCGGGTGCCAGGCGCGTCCGAGGCGGCCGAAAAGTTTGAAGCCGTGTCCGTAGAAGAGGGTGGTGCAGATGACCGTCTGCAGGAGATAGTTGGTGAGGGCCATCCGCCCGACGGCGGCGAGCGTGCGTGTCGGGCGCTTCATGGCGTTTGCACGGCACGCGAGCATCACCGCGCCGATCCATCCCCCCGAGACGAGAAGGCTGAACCAGTAGTTGTACTGGACGCCGATGAACATCGAGTACTCGAGCGACCAGCCGGCGGCGAAGTTGCGCATGGCTCCCCAGCCGACGACCGGGAGGCCGACGAGGAGGCCGAGCGCGACCATCCACCGGTAGAAGCGGGCCGATCGGCGGCCGGAGAGGATGCCCCACTTGAAGAGGGCCATCCCGGTCAGCATCAGTCCGAGGGTCCGCCAGCCGGTCTGGACGACCAGGAGAAAGGTCTCCATGAAGAACGAGAGACCGGCCCGGTGCGGCATCTGGTCGAGCCAGCCGCCGCGATACGCGGCGATCTCCCCGGCGATCCGCCCGGCCGGCGGCCGCCAGGTCTCCATGAGGCCCTCGATCTTCGCCGGTTCCCACCAGGGCATGCTGAGCCCGACGAAAAGATAGAATATCGACGCGACGGCGAAGATCGACAGCCCCGCCGCGAGAAGCCGGCCGGGGCGGACGCGCCGGAAGGGGTAGGCGACGAGGGCGCAGATGCCGTAGGTGACGAGGATGTCGCCGTGCCAGAGCCCGTAGGCGTGGACGAGGCCGATGACGATGAGCCAGAAGGTCCTCCGGTAGTGGACGCCGCGCGCGCTGCCGCCGCGCCGTTCGATGCGTTCGGTCAAAAGGACGATTCCCGCCCCGAAGAGGAGCGCGAAGATCGTCATGAACTTCTTGTCGGCCAGGAGATGGCTCAGCAACCAGAGGACGCGGTCGACGCCGGAGAGATCGCCGAAGAGGGCGGGGTTCATGTACGCCATCGCCGGCATGGAGAAGGACTGGACGTTCATCACGAGGATGCCGAGCACGGCGAAGCCGCGCAGCGCGTCGATCTCGGCGATCCGCTCCGCGGGCGGGAGGGGCGATCCGGCGGCCGACGGTTCGATCATCGGGCCTCCTGGCGACTGTATTTCCGGCTGGGTGCCCGCCGGCGGCGGTCAGGGTTTGCCGGCGAGTCCGACCGGCACGGCCGCGAGCGTCATGCCGCAGCGTACAACGTCCTCCCGGTCCAGCGACAGAAAAAAACCGGGGGAGAGCCGCCGGAGCCGGACGGGCCCCGGCGGCGGAGCGTTCTTTGCCGCCGGAAGGCCGGGTCAGCGTTTCGCGCCGCGGGAGATGACCCACGGTGAGACGATGCCGAAGATCAGGCCGAAGCGCGCCGCGGTCTCCCAGTCGACTGCCGGGGATCCGTGCGCGACGGCGGCCCAAGCGGCGGAGACGATCGCCGAGGCGACGAAGGCGATCGCGAAGGTGACGACGAATTCGAAGACGATCCTGCCTGCGTTCATCAATCTTCCCTCCCCAGTGTAAATGAAACATCGATTCGTTCACTATACCGCGGGAGAAGAGGATTATTCACCCTCTGTTTTCGTGCGCCCGGGGCCGGGGCCGCCGATGGAATATCCGCTTGACGATGCCGTGCGATTGATGCGCATACTGATGCGACGCAGTTCCGACAGTGGGATATCACCGCGATCGATCCGACAGAAAAGGAGCCCGCATGACGATGAGACGCATCCTGCCCGCGATCTGCCTTGCCGCCCTGCTCGCCTGTCTCGCGCCGGCGGCGGCGATGAGCGAGGAAGGGACCGAACGAAAGGTCGCGATCTCGATCAACCCCATCCTCGCGATGTTCACCTGGTTCACCGGCGAGGTCGAATTCGCCCTCGCCCCAACGATGACCGCCGGCCTGTCTGGCACCTACCTCGCCTTCGGCGACGAGGACGACGGCGACCAGGAAACCTACACGAACGGCACGGCCTTCGTCCGGTACTATCCCACTGCGGCCTTCAAGGGGTTCTTCTTCGGCCTGTGCGCCGGG
The nucleotide sequence above comes from Candidatus Krumholzibacteriota bacterium. Encoded proteins:
- a CDS encoding linear amide C-N hydrolase encodes the protein MTTVTRSTIAGILLGIAVLVAAGCGELYEPTVVAVDPGIDTALAAAAASAIDTAATLASVRRAGAIRTIVVYGDYRAALRERHRRTIDQIDRQEAMRRRIGCSIFSWFGSPGRPIVGRNFDHDESGVLVGFCFPPGGYASVAVSPMFALGFAGPVRFDDESPLHREILLAAPFFPIDGMNERGLLVTVASYGRQSYGLDPGRPRGHMLFVMREMLDKAGDLDEAIAIARSYDIVDNGSNVISHHLFLADPSGRSAVVEYSGGKMQIIENDGPWQVATNSRLFERPERTRRASCSRYRTLAGILADADSSFGWLDGMAALRRVSQERVSHVEGGRRLLVSTRWSSVYDLEARTLRIAVDRDWDTVYELRLPARR
- a CDS encoding DUF3575 domain-containing protein, whose protein sequence is MTMRRILPAICLAALLACLAPAAAMSEEGTERKVAISINPILAMFTWFTGEVEFALAPTMTAGLSGTYLAFGDEDDGDQETYTNGTAFVRYYPTAAFKGFFFGLCAGYYSVTDQELELVGEDDSEGVMGAGIDIGYSWLLGKDERMYVSIGAGAMRLFGGDLDASDVVLPTIRLINVGFAF
- a CDS encoding DUF418 domain-containing protein: MIEPSAAGSPLPPAERIAEIDALRGFAVLGILVMNVQSFSMPAMAYMNPALFGDLSGVDRVLWLLSHLLADKKFMTIFALLFGAGIVLLTERIERRGGSARGVHYRRTFWLIVIGLVHAYGLWHGDILVTYGICALVAYPFRRVRPGRLLAAGLSIFAVASIFYLFVGLSMPWWEPAKIEGLMETWRPPAGRIAGEIAAYRGGWLDQMPHRAGLSFFMETFLLVVQTGWRTLGLMLTGMALFKWGILSGRRSARFYRWMVALGLLVGLPVVGWGAMRNFAAGWSLEYSMFIGVQYNYWFSLLVSGGWIGAVMLACRANAMKRPTRTLAAVGRMALTNYLLQTVICTTLFYGHGFKLFGRLGRAWHPLVILFVWIVELAWSPWWLARFRFGPVEWLWRSLTYRARQPMRR